AGGCCATGACCACCCGCCCCGAGGCCCAACTGACCCCCTTCCCTCCGCGGCAAGGGACGTGGCGCCGCCACGGCCGGCGCTTCTTACGGCAACCGACGAGGCCCAAAACGCGTTCTGAAAAGCTCCGCTCCCATCTGGCTAAGACCCGCCCCACGCTCACATCAGCAAGGCCTGTAGAGCTGCGCTGTCCAATGCAGCAGCCAGAAGTACTGAACCCTTAAATTGTGGCTGGCCCGAACTGAGGtgttgtaaatgtaaaatacataggaCGAAAACAAGAACGTAAAATCtcccaataattttaaaatgttgattacaagttgaaatattttgaatatattaggtaaataaaataattactaacattaatttttactgtttatttctatatactatttttaaactGTGGCTATGAGGTTACTGATAATGGCATGTGAGTCTTGTCCAATACTTCTATTGGACAGCGCTGCATTAGATGCTCCTAAGAGCTGTATGAGATGTTAATAAgtaattcctattttacagatggaaaaaaggaaggctttggcaaataaagttttaaaaaaaattaaactaaaataacATGTTTTGGGCTGTACCCCACAGGCCTGTAAGGCTGTAGTTGCCCAGGTTCAAGACCAAAGGAAGAAcctggagtcagcaacagagacatgaTTTAATGGATtggggcgggtggggagggggggcggtGCGGAGGGGAGGATCTACATGTcggaagcaaggtcctggagcgacaccccatggcaggcaggacatggtggcagtttttgctctgggggtgggggaggagtgtgAAGATTACCAGTTATAGGGCGGCAGTGAGGCACATACAGTCACTAGCTGGGGtgggggcaagtatgtaggaagatCAAGGTCAGTCATGAGAGCAGGgtataggtgaagcaggcactggtcaagtaggggatgtacagagagcaagagaacagccatcttgggtggcctgaccatacaacaTGTCTTAAAATTACTCAGAGAGAAACATTCTCTCCTTGATCAAACTCTAGCAGGCCCTCTGAGCCCTCATCTCGACTATACCTCAAACCTTGGCCTGTAAAAACTACAGATCtcggccgctgccgccgccgcctggCTCGTCGCGGCTCCGCCACAGGGGCAGGTGCGGAGGGGCTCCCGGTCCGGCCGCCGCCGCTGCCCCGCTCCGGGCCCGGGGCTCCCCCTAGCGCCGCTGAGGAGCTGCCGTCGCGGCTCGAGGAGCGCGGAGGAGCGGGACTGAGAGAGCCTGGAGGTTCGCGCGGAGAATAGAGGGACAAGAACAGAATCACCAGCACTGGCTGAAGATGCCCAGCCTACAGAGTCtgagaaggaaatttataatCAGGTGAATGTAGTACTAAAAGATGCAGAAGGCATCTTGGAGGACTTGCAGTCATATAGAGGAGCTGGCCATGAAATACGAGAGGCCATCCAACATCCAGCAGATGAGAAGTTGCAAGAGAAGGCATGGGGTGCAGTTGTTCCACTAGTAggcaaattaaagaaattttatgaGTTTTCTCAGAGGTTAGAAGCAGCATTAAGAGGTCTTCTGGGAGCCTTGACAAGTACCCCGTATTCTCCTACCCAGCATCTAGAGCGAGAGCAGGCTCTTGCTAAGCAGTTTGCagaaattcttcattttacaCTCCGGTTTGATGAACTCAAGATGACAAATCCTGCCATACAGAATGATTTCAGCTATTATAGAAGAACATTGAGTCGTATGAGGATTAATAATGTTCCagcagaaggagaaaatgaagtaaataatGAATTGGCAAATCGAATGTCTTTGTTTTATGCTGAGGCAACCCCAATGCTGAAAACCTTAAGTGATGCCACAACAAAATTTGtatcagagaataaaaatttaCCAATAGAAAATACCACAGATTGTCTAAGCACCATGGCTAGTGTGTGCAGAGTCATGCTTGAAACACCGGAATACAGAAGCagatttacaaatgaagaaacagtgtCATTTTGCTTGAGGGTAATGGTAGGCGTCATAATACTCTATGACCACGTACATCCAGTGGGAGCATTTGCCAAAACTTCAAAAATTGATATGAAAGGTTGTATCAAAGTTCTTAAGGACCAGCCTCCTAATAGTGTAGAAGGTCTTCTCAATGCTCTCAGGTACACAACAAAACATTTGAATGATGAGACTACCTCCAAGCAGATTAAATCCATGCTGCAATAACAGTTCTGGAATAAGCACCTGCTGTAGACAGAAGACAGTATTCTGCAGTGACTGAGAATGCACAGTTTTTAGTGATTGCAATTACTATCTCATTTactcttgctttttatttctttcctctgttcctctCCCTCTATTTTAATCATATTCTTGTTCTTAAGACTTCTTTTCTGTGCCAAAATCAGTAAAGTTATACTCTGAAGGGATGTTGTCCTTTCAAACAGGCCATCTAAGGCAGCTAATTATGCATTGCATTGGGGTCTCTACTGAGAAAAATTCTGTGACttgaactaaatatttttaaatgtggattttttttgaaaactaatatttaatattgcTTCACCTGCATGGCAAAACTGCCTATTCTGCTATTTAAAAACCCTCAATGACTTTATTTTCTACTGCCGCTTTTTTCATGTGcagccaaaatgaaaatgtttaaattaactGTGTTGTACAAATGGTACCCaacacaaactttttttaaattagtaagacttttgtttaaagttttaagtttgcattttgactttttttgtAAGGATGTATGTTGTGTGTTTAACCTTTATTAACTAATGTTAAAAACTGTGATGTGTGCGTAGAATATTACGTATGCATGTTCATGTTTAAAGAATGGctgttgataaaataaaaatcagctttcatttaaaaaaaaaaaaaaaaaaaaacaaaacaaaacaaaaaaaaaaaactacagatctCAACACAAATGATTTCATCCACTCCCCTACCACCATGTTAAAAGACTTTAACATAGTTTCTAACAGCTCAAGTCATCCCTAGGATGACCCTAGATCCCCTTCAAGTGCCTGCCTAAAAAGCTCAAGGCTCCCcaaagaatttactgtttgttctACCCAACACCTGAAAATAGGCCCCTGACCATcctttcttagagcatttattaAAATGGATTTACAGTTGTGAATCTTTCCTCTATCCCTTTGAGATATATATGTAGCTCCTACAGTTCAAGggtgtctttctcaaggacctgaaagccattcctttaaaatgtaatcacCAGGAAGGATAGGGCCtctgtctcccagtctctgtaTGAAGGAAGAATCCTAATTTTGATAATTGCAGCTAACAGACACAGCTGGCCTAATCAGCATTTACACTGACCACCCCTTGGTAATTTTTCCGCTTCCCCAACTCTActgagcccctgctcacctccctTTCTACTccctcattctccctttaaaatgccCAGTCACTTCTGTACAAATTGAAATTGCAATAGTATATTACTGATTAAAATCTGTCTTACCACTCTGATGTCCAGTTTTATCTTTGACAGCAGCAGTAAGAGGCTGAGTCCAATCACATTAAATTTTAGATACTTTTTGAGAGCAAATATACAAAGTAATCATCTCCTGAACTTCTCAGTTTCCcctaaaaaaaagggaaaagcaacacattAGACCCAGAAAGGACTTTGGAAGCCTGTGTGTTGCAGCTGCTGGAAGAGACACTagccaaaataaaagaataattagtTAAACTCCCAAGAAGAAATTAAGCTTAAATAGGCCAACTAGTTAGTGCCTACAGGGAAGAAGAGATGTATCACTTCCCACAGATATACATAAACACTATCTCCAAAATCGGCCCTAAGTGCAAATCAGGTAGGGAGAAATACAGGAAGATAAAGTAAAGGgaataaaagaaacaacaggATGCCAACAAATCCTCCGGTTTTTCAAGTCCCACAAAACCCTAGATACTAATTACAGAGAAGGAAGGTTGTCCTTGTAAGCGGACAGTGACCATCCCAGGATTTCTACGCTGGGCTGGGTGGCAGGAGGGGTACCTGGGGGCCTTGTCTGGAAGCTTTGGTTGAGCAGTGACTTACAGTTTTTACTAGATTGATGCTTACTGAAGAGCGGGTAAAGAGGGATGACTGGAGATTATGGGGACGGATGGAGTGGAGGTGAGAGAAAATCATCCTATAGTCACCCCTTTCTGTCACCAGCCACTGGGTTACAACTCACATGATCTGATTCTTTTATTGTCAAAAGAATCAGGTTAACCTCCGTGGGCCTCTGTTacatcatctataaaattaggCAATTATGATCTCTAGGGCTCCTTCAGCCCCCAAAATCTCTAGATCTAGCAAAAGCAGCTTAAAATATGAATAGTGTACAAGTACTTGTACCATGTTATCTGAttcattacttttcaaaaatcCAGACTTGTAGCCTAAGCTAGTAACAGCAGATTATATCCTTAAAAAGAATTGTTCCTCTGATCTCTGTACTtccaaaaaaattcaaattctggaatttgaaaatgtatttataaaatagttgtctcagttaaaaaaataatccgTCCCCAAACAAAGAACTGGGTAATGCATAAAATATTCTGCATATTAGTGGCTTGAAAAAATTACTGGCTATGGCCTATTTAAAATCAGAGCTTGCTGCTTGGTGCTGAGCTTCTGATGTCTGTATGATACGTTTTCAGCATCCATGTTAGATATCCTATCAGACAATTCTACTGAGGTTGAGACTGTTTTTCCAGTTTCAGACACAAATGTCTCCCTATCATATTCTTcttcaagttttgttttgcttttattctcttcAGACTGTTAGATGGCACAAGTTGGCACCCTGGACCATCTTGCTTCAGACTTTCCTTGTAACTAGTAATATAGAGTCCATGTTTTTATTCCGTTGACAAGAATCAAAGAATGGATGCCTTCAATGAAGTTCCTTTAGGCAAGGGAGAGCAATCGTTAAGATTacgtctaggggcttccctggtggcgcagtggttgagaatctgcctgacagtgcaggggacacgggttcgagccctggtctgggaggatcccacatgccgcggagcgactgggcccgtgagccacaactactgagcctgagcatctgaagcctctgctccgcaacaggagaggccgcgattgtgagaggcccacgcaccgcgatgaggagtggcccccactcgccgcaactggaggaagccctcacacagaagcgaagacccaacacagccaaaaataaacataaaaaaaaaaaaataaaaaaaaattaaaaaaaaaaaagattacgtCTAGGGTAATACATTTGGCCACTGATTAAATGTGGGGAGCAGGGTAGATACAGAATTCAagcttatattttaaagttaagatgACTCGAGATGGAGTCAGTCCTTGGACTTGTGAGAGACTGCAATAATGAACTCTACTTTTTACCCTTTCCTGTATCAATGCCTTTGCCTTCCCATTTTGCTGGTCCTTGACTTTGGGTTCAactatgtgacttgctttggccaatagaatgagGCAGAAGTAATGCTGTGCCAGCTCTAACCCTAGACCTCAAAAGGCCttatatatttctccttttcttcttgtgCTTCTGACATTGccatgaaaaaacaacaacaacaacaacaaaacctagtCCACTAGTTCTAGGAGAAGGATGAGAGCCACTTGGAGCAGAACCAAGTCACCCCAGTCTAGCCCAGCCTAGATCAGCAAACCCTCACCCAACCACAGATCCATGAgaataaatgattgttttaagtcactaactTTCGGGGTTGTTCATTCCACAGTATTTTTGAAGGAAGAGATCTCTATCTACTCTGTTGGTGATCTAATTTATTCTAATagcttaaaaacatttatatactctgaagactcccaaatttatatctcctaCCCAGAACTCACCCATGAACTCTTGGCTGATATTTCCAGTTGACCACCACTTAGATCTAATACATATCTCAAATTTACCTTGCCCCAGACTGAACTCCTGATTTCCTTCTGAAACCTGCTTCTCCTGCATCCCATTTCAGATAATGGCAACTCCATTCTTCTAGCTCTTTCTCTCATACTCTATACACAATCCATCAGCACATTCTTTTGACTTGAACTTCAACATACATATATCCAAATCTGGCTACTTCTCACCTTCTGTACCATTAAAACCTCGATCCAactcaccatcatctcttgcatAGAGCAGTGCAATAGCTCCTAACAGGTCTCTgtgttttcccctttcctctctacAGTTTATCCTCCCCAGAGCAGCCCAAGTACTTCTTCTAAAACCAAGtaagaaaagcaatttatttGTTGAGAGGATGGGGTCGTTTTTCCTGTAAAACTttccacattctggatttttctGATTGCATCCCCATTGTTCTGGATGACTTAAATGCTATGCACAGTACCCGAATCatctgtgaaaaacaaaacacttgctGATTGAAGAAAATAGTCACTATATAAACTGACTAAAACCTTTAACTAACTCAATGAAAAATATCAGGtatgtgataaagaaaaaaatttcacaagtcAGATCTTAGAATAATTCTTCAATAAACGTGTTGGCTGCTCTCTTTCCATGCCTATTTTTCctgcattcattaaaaaatagctCATTAAGATAAGGATTAGAtatgttatttattaaatatttagattcaccatgaagaataaaaatggattattggtttttaacatttttatcctaatatattttaatagacatttattttattgtttatgtaTGAGTTATGAATCAATGATGACTGAGGTATGTTTGCTTTTAATCCTGCTATTTACAGTGGCTACCTTGAGTTTAAATGGCTTTATGGCAGCAGTATTCACCCAAATGCATTCTATTTGAGGTAAGCATTGGACTAAAATAGGAAAATCCCACAAGATGAGCCTCATTCATGTTTATGGATTCATACAAGCTATTCCTGGTATGAGACTCAAATGAAACCATTTGCAAGCTGAAAGCTTGTGCAATATGAAGTGTTTCTGGAAATAGGgctcttggaaatagaaagtttctttaaaaaataaaaataagttactgtatctatttttaaagggaataaaTCCTGAATGGCTGCATATAGTTGactagttctctttttaaaaatctgagtaaCTGAAAGCAGCATAAAAAGGCTAGAGAAACCAGTTACTCAAATGCATATCATTCctgccctcattcattcatttttcattcttttactcaaGGAGAATTTATTGAACTTGTAAGATGTACTTTACATTGTACAAGGGGTAGGGTAAGATGCAGTAGGCTAAGCACAAGTAGTAATCAGATATTCTGCTCTGATGACAATCATCAACCAGTAAGAAAAATGAGCCATAGAATGCAAGGAGTTACAAAGCATTAAATGCTCAGTGcttaaaataaagggaaagtgaGAATAAAAGATAGTTTGGAACAGTGTCTCCCAAATTTAGCAcatcatcagaatcacctgggagcttttaaatatatatgcatttctaCTAGTTCAAGATGGCACACAAAGCACATGTATTTCTCTTCACTATTTCCTAAACTCCATTAaattataaaggaataaaaaggtgACATACATTTCTAACAGTAAAGATATAGAGGAACATAAGAAATTTCAACAATCTCTGGAAGACAAAAAATAGAAGGAAGCATATCAATGAATGACACTCAGTGGATAAAGCTGTAGCCAAGAATGAACCATGAAAGGGTTGCATGGAAGTGGAAGTTACTGTCCTGAAAATTTCACGAAAGCTCTTGATTCAGAGGTACACCAGAGATCCAGAAGGAAAATTGGGGCTGAAAACAGGTGGACTGACGGATGATCTATTTATGAAATAGTCGACTTACCCAGCCTGACTCCCAAACTACTTGAACAATATAGCGAACAGTCTGCATTTACCCCTGGGCAAGACTGAAAGTACTTTCCTCTTAGGAAATTAAACTACCTGAGGAGAGCTAAGACTTCTAATGTGCATAGTGCTGCTCTAGTGTAGGGCCATTCTTATTTTGACATTGGGGAGGCTGTTAGCTTGATGACTGATTCCTTAGTAGTTGGGCCTACAGCTGAGCTGCTGATTACATACTTTTCCAAGTACATAGAGCTTCTAGTTAGATATTTATCCCCACACCATTATACAAGTAGTCACTCAagttcattattattaaatataaacaggCAACCAGGACATGATGAAAACCAGCAACATGGAGAGGAAAGATTAAgatgaaaaatcagtaaaactgaCTTAAGGAGAAAACGAGATAATTCAGTAAAAAAAGACCAATTAGTGATAATGAAAGTGATTTGAAAGGCATTTAAACAGagtctcccacccacccacacagaAATTTCTATACAAAAGGAAGAATCAGAGGAAAAGGATGAATTCTTAAAGTTAAAACATGATAGCCCTCCAAAAGGGTTTAATGGAAGATAAAGTTGAAACAATATTcaagaatatagaaaaacaagtaccatagagacagaaaatatgagacagaaagaaaacataggaaaagtgAGCTTCATAAGGACAGAAATGCAGgataggaaataaaaacaaaaatcaaaaatttcAGAGATGAAAAGTACATGAATGTTCAGACTGAGAAGACTTACTGGATACTTAATAGTTTAAATGCTTAAGAAAACCCTGGACCCACCAtcatgaaatttcaaagcttaGTAAATCATAAATCTTAAATTTCAAATCCTATTAAAAGAAGATTCTAAAAGATTCAAGGGAGGGATAATGTTATctataaagaaatgagaaattgatTAGCACTAAATGTAGAAGACAATTATGTGCTTCTTTCAAggtttggaaagaaaataattttgagccTAGTATTCTATAGCCAATCAAACTATCTATTAATGGTGAGGGCaagataaagattttaaaaacaaaggcaaaactaacattttctgaataaaactctttttaaaaaatatttttaaatgtacaaaagaCTCAGAAAGCTTTTGCTtagtcagtcaacaaatatttactgagtatctatttTGGCATTATTTTAGGCAATAGACATACAACAATAAACATGACAgaggccctgccctcaggaaacTTATGTATAGATAATTTTCTAGAATCCTTTTGGAGAAAGTTATTTGAAGATGTACTCCAGCAATAGattggtaaaaaacaaaaagatataagaATTGACCAAACTAAACTAAGCGGTCAAcgaaaaaaacctacaatgaatGGTATGCCATAGTCCTAAAAA
Above is a genomic segment from Balaenoptera musculus isolate JJ_BM4_2016_0621 chromosome 14, mBalMus1.pri.v3, whole genome shotgun sequence containing:
- the LOC118906849 gene encoding CYFIP-related Rac1 interactor B-like, which gives rise to MTNPAIQNDFSYYRRTLSRMRINNVPAEGENEVNNELANRMSLFYAEATPMLKTLSDATTKFVSENKNLPIENTTDCLSTMASVCRVMLETPEYRSRFTNEETVSFCLRVMVGVIILYDHVHPVGAFAKTSKIDMKGCIKVLKDQPPNSVEGLLNALRYTTKHLNDETTSKQIKSMLQ